The sequence TGATCAGTCTCCATGTGACTCTACATATGATTTTGGAAACGAGATCACACACTTGCAACGCGAGTTTTGACATAGTGAGAAGCACGGGTGACCACTAAGAGACTTTGAGTAAATATACAAAAGTATTTTTTATCCGTTCTGAATATCATTGGTTTTATGATAAACTTACCTATTTTaaatacatattatttttaaaatcaccTAAGAAGATAAATATCTCCCACCAGGCGTCCACTCAATTTTCTCTCCGGGGTAATGTACAAGCAtcaattttccttttattttttaaaaaacaacaaGCTTCTGCCGCGTGCGTGCTCCACCTTGACGGACCGCTGTCACCACCATCGTCACGTTCCACAGTCCACTCTCTCACCTCGTCGGAGTTTGGATCGAGGAGAGTTGGGCAGAAAgaggattagggttagggtttttcgGACCCCTCTAATTTCATCGGCGCACGACCGATCCGAGCCGTCCATCAGATCGGACGGCTGAAATCGGCCCCGCATCGGGCCGCCACCGCTGTTGGGCCACGCGGTATTTGAGCTGCTCTCAGTTCGCCCGCGTCGGGCCGTCGACGGTAGATGGGCCGCATGCTGCTCGCTCGCGCAAAAAGGGCTGGGCCGATTGTAACAGGCCGAaataagattttatttaattCCCACTGATTTAATTCATTTAGTCGTTTAGAAGAATTTTCTTTGGCATTATTTTGAGCCAATTTCGATTTCCTTTACATTTACGTTTTCTGTAATCCTAGAGTATATTATAAATACATGTTATCAAAGTGCCATCTCATCTTATTGTGAACTTTTTCCGTTTAAACATGATGTTTAATTCTGAGATTGTTGTTTTAATTTGTCTATATTTTTCTGACCAGTGTGGAAACTATTTGTTATTGTTCATCACATCATcccgtgtgtatatatatagttttatttttccgtcCCATTGCAATGTAATTATCTGGTTCTACCAAAATATTGATCAAATAATATGGCTTGGATTTAAGGTTCATATTAAGTTCGATTTTATCTTTACCGATTTAAGGTTCTTGTGGTGTCACAAAGTAGtttttcccgttgcaatgcacgggcactATTGCTAGTTAAGCCAAAAAAATATTAGGAAAATTCGTacattaagaaaataaaaagaatgctCTACGTGAATTCTCAACAGCAAAATGCATTCATGTCCAGTATTCATTTTAACTAGTTGAGCGGCCCGCGTAATTGCACGGCTAgcatcaatttaaaattatatttttttacacatgattttatttgaaattatcATTCCCGTGattctaataattttatagtttttaaaagccaCGCCAATCgcttccccttttttttcttactcgATCTACCCTTCTTCTATTCACCACCTttagaactttaaaaattaGGTCTTATTGTTTTTATAGTTCATTGTCTTGTTTGGGTttcattttcataatttttagaagtatcGTCAAACATCGTCAATTTACTACTCTACGGCCCATCTGCTGCCACCTCTCTTtgttgtcattgggattttaaaaaccgaacataattattgtttgtgttcttttttttttactttctataagtctcGCCAAATCGTTTCTGACTTCGCCACTACTCTACAACCCGCCTGCTGCCTccttattgtcattgagattttaaaaaggaacatgattatcattgaggTTTATTTTTACTCTCCATAAGTCCTGCCAACCGTCGTGACCAAGCTGCTTAACGGCTTGCCCATCGTCACTCCTCTTAATCGTCATTGGGATTCTTGTAGCacccatattttatttgcatttatttaaaaagttgtcATTTAAAATCTTGGAGTTAAATTTGGTTCTTAATTGTTTTGTGCCAATTTAGATCTCAAATCCTCTCCTAGAAAATTCCCTTCAAAATCCTGTGAAACCCTagtccaaattcaaattcaaatccctCCAAAAATCTCCTCAAAATTCAACTCTATAGATCCTTGAGAAAAAGTGAAAGTTCACTGTTCGAATTGGgcctcctctcctttcctcagCCCAACTCCCCTCCaccctttcctccccttcccaccAAAGCAGGCCGGCCCGGACCAGCCCATCACTGTGCATCTTCTTCCTTGAGCCAGCAAGCACACGCGCACGCCAACCGTTCGATGAAATGCCAACCCGAGTGCTGCACCGTTCCGCCCTCGTTCCTGAGCCGCACCGCACCGTACCATCCTCCCGTGCGCCGAGCGTCGTGCCGAGACCGCGTCGCGCCACCCCCGCACCGCGCCAAGCCGCAAAAGACGCAGCGCCGGTTTGCCATCCGGGAAACACGGCGTCCCGTCGCCCTTGTCATTccgtcccgtcgccgtccaTCCGCGGGCAtcacctcgccgtcgacgcgtCGTCTTTGTCATCCGTCTACTCCCGGGAAGCCGCTGAACCCgtgtctccctctctctcgcgtcgcgtcgccaaTGTCGCTCGCGTCATCCCTCTCTAGCCCTACCGCCCCAAATCCCGGCCGTAGCCGTCGTCGGCTGTGCTTGTCTATAAAATGCTGAATCAAGTGGCTGTCTCACTGAAGGTCTTGTTTGTTCTCTCACTGAAGGTCTTGTTTGCCAACGCCACAATGTGTCTCTGTTTATTTGAGACTGGAGGATTGGAAGAGGCACCTGGAAGATTAGAGGAAGCCAAGAATCTTGCGAAAAGCTCTGCGATGGTCCTCTTTCACATGCTGCAGATCTGTGGAATCTGAGTGTATTTAGATGAAGTCACTTGGTTGCTACTGCTACTGGCAGTTCTTCATTCAGCAAGAAAAACTTGCGCATTCAGCAAGAAGAACATGTAAATACATTTTATCAGAGCTTCAAAGGAAGAATACATGCAGCAGCAACAAATGGTAAATATCAAATGAACAGCATTACAGAGGTATTTAGATGCTCGTCCAATGCATTCAGCTTCGCACAATGCAGTTGTACAGAAGTTCAAGAACCCACAAATATAGATTCAGATCTCATATATTATTGCATTACACCAACACCCCAGTCCCCAGCCAGCATAACTTAGTTCCCTCCTAAACCCGAGTCCCCAGCCAGCATAACTTAGTTCCCTCCTAAACTATTACAAAACCATCTAATTGTCACCAGAAATCAACTACTTGAAGTAATCACGAACGAACGACCAGAAGTAGCAAACGAACTCATATGCCTTGGGAACTGATGTGCAAGCGTCAGAGACGACGTTGAAGAACCAAAGCATTAAAGTAATCCACCAGAAAATCCGGAGCATTAACTTCCAGATCTTCATCTTAGAGGAACCTTTGGCTTTCCCCTCCTTTTCGAGGACCTTAACCCGAGCTGTAAGCCACTTACGTGGGCCATCCGGAAGGTTCAGATACGTAAGCATGGTATCCACCTTCGTTGACATTGACTCTTCATCGTCTGAAGTACCACCATCAGATTTACCAGCAGGTGTAGAAGGTGCAGATGGACCTCCCTGTCCTCTGATCCTGAAGTGATGAACGAGAATGCCAATGACTGCATCCCACTCAGCTTCTGCACTGGGAGAAGATTTCTTGATGGCAGAAGATACAATAGCAGTAAGACTCTCATGGGATACATTCGAATCTCCAATTGTGGTGCCCAGTTTCTGATATAAGTCCTGCAAAACCATAGCATCCATCCTCTGGCGGTACTCCCTAGATATAATCTTGCTCACAATAGCTTCTATTTCTCTatccttgtttttggtggaGTCCTGTCAAAAAATTTAAAGATTTTAAACTATTCATCCTATTCAAAGCATGACAATGTCTACAGTATCTGCAAACAGATTTTAAACTGACAGTGCCAATAATAATGAAGCAATTCCCCACTACAAAAACTGTAGGGGGTCATCAAACAAGACATCCCCCATAACAAGAATAATGCTTCAGCCACGTATACATAAAAACAAGCAAGCGAACATGCCACAAGTATTGGTAGAAAATACAGAGTAAACTATAGGAAAGGCAAAGCTTAGCAAAGCAAATGCCAAATGGTTTGGCATCACAAAGATGTAAGAGTTCATTGAGTGATGCCAAATAACCTCTGCTGTAAAGAATATGGGGAAATAGACGCATGGCAGTGCCAAAAATGTGGGGGGTTTTCCAAAACTGCCACTAAACATACTAGTAACATACCATGCATGGCATTCAAACTGAAATTTACTACCAAAGGGAATGATATAAATTGGATAATTCAAACTGGAACTCACTACCAAAGACTTAACATCCTGAGTTAACACACTCAATTTGGATTAAAAACAACATACTAGTAACATACCAGTTCAACACAACCCCCTCCTTGTTTTTCAGAGACTGTACTCGTTGACATCACAGACACTCCTCCTTGCTTTTCAGGTATCGTACTTGTTGACATCATTTTTTTGAATTGAAAAACAGCAATGTCGCTGCAAAACCACAAGATAGAAGATTGATTAGATAGATGCAAGTGGTGGACAGGGGTGGAGCTTCAGAAAAaatggagggggagggaggggggcacAACAAGAACATTTATTAAACATCAGGtttaatgagtaaatttcactttagtTCTTTTGATCCAAGCTTCACAAAGAAGCAGGGCTAACACAAAATTTTCACCTAACAGCATTCGATTGCGCTTTGGACTAGGCTAGCACGGATGAGAAGAGGGAAGGGGCAAACCTAGAACGCCCAGTGAGGAAGCCCGTgagaacaccaccaccaccaccaccaccacaggaTGTAAAGTTACGGATCTGGCCCGGGACACCACCACCATTACCCAGTACCCCTAAGAAGCTGCAAAAACCACAGGATAGCAGGAATGGGATCGAATGAAGCGGTGGATGAATTCCAAAGAGCAGAGCAAGTAGGGGTAGGGGAAAACCCTAGGGAGGAGCTGACGAAGTAGTCCGGGCGCCTCACGAGGGTAGCTGGGCGGTCGGACAGGCCCTGCGCCGAGGCCCGGAtgacgaggcggcgcgcgcccgcggcggcggcggcggccatgttcGATTCGTCGACTGGGTGGTGTGTGGGAGAGATGGCGGCGGGGGAAAGGGAAGGGTTGAGGGGTTCGGGACTCGGGATGCTAGCTAAGTAGCTAGGTTAGGTGTGAAACTTGACCGTACACTCTACAGGGTGGTTTTACCCTTCTCAcatgaccccacatgtcattgggaAAAATTTCATAAATCCCTCCCGGGTACTATTTCACAAAATTAGACTTAATAACCAATTTGAGATTTAAAACATGATGTGTTGTTATTATATGATGATGGCCGGATCAAAGAATTCATAAATttgatactccatccgtcccaaaatatagcaaccttgtACTAAATCTGGACATGCCCTAGGATGTGTTACATCCAGTacaaggttgctatattttaggacggagtgagtatttGATTATGACAACACAGAAATAAGTCTGTTGtgaaactcaaaaaaaaaagtccaaatcAAAGTTATCAACAGTAATTATCTAAGATATGCACATTACACTTAACACTTAATGTGGCTATTAAATAAAGATGTTCTAGGTTTGACCAAGTTAATAGAAAATGATGGCTACATTTCTAGCATAGAACAAATATACCATAAAATTATATTCGATTGTGTATTTagttaaactaatttggtgttacagATGTTGCTACCTTTTTCTATTAAACTTACTCAagcttaaagaagtttgacttcaAGGGAGTATAATGTGAGATTGTACCTTAAATTTAAGAAATAGCTCATTGCCATGAGGCTTTTAGTCCTTGACATTTTCATGACGATACCATCTTCTTCATGCAGTGATGTAATTGATGCCTTGCTCCAATTGAACACTGAAATATCCAATGGTATGCTGACCAATTTCATATAACGCAGAGGTGCCCACATCATGCAGATACACATTTTTCCCTCAGAAAGGAAAGTAATTAGTAATTAGTATATGTCGTATCTCTAATTACTGACCCGACCACATTACTACACCAATCTAACCCTTGCCCAATCTAATCACAGGGCTACTTGAAGCAAAAAGGCACATTGCCACGTGGCCAAGCAGGATTTTGCTAGCAGCCAGAATGGACATGCACGCAGCCAAGCCCTCTAGGGAACATGCAAGTGCTGTAAGAAATAAATGAGCTGATTAGGACCATAAAAAAGTCCCAAAAAAATACCAACTACTCATTACAAGGTAATGTGTGAACATGCCACTTTAAAAACCTGAAACATCTATTAAGAGACATCCTAAAACGACATCTAAGGAAGAACGGAGGATGTACTTATGCAATAGAACAATAGGTACGACATGGAAAATGAGAGATGctaatgatttttttcatgattcACTGTTACTTCGGTGTTATTTATTATACTATTTTCATGTCCTAGCAATGCGCTTGAAGAGATCTTGCATAAGACATAAATGTAGGGAGCTATGTCCTAGGTTTAAACAGCAAAGTTAGTCTATCCAATACCCATATGAGATCAAGATATATAGCGGAATCTAGACCAAAGGCCCAATTTCAGGCAAAGCTACTACAGATTAGTGAATGAGCAATTGAGGCATCACCAGGGTATCCTATTCAAAACTAAGACCTATAAAATTACTAAGTATCAATAGAAAAAGAGAGCATCCTGGGTTCTTTCAATGTTGGCCTTTGCCCTGTGATGTCACAGAAACCCAGGTTTGTTACAACTGATACCAGAATAGAAATTATGTAGGAGAGTGGGGAAGGACCATGACAACTTCAGGTTAAAGGTAGCATTTAACAACTGTGCAATGCATGGATTAACATAGACAGCTAAAAAATATGAACAGGTGTATAACATAAGTACAATGAATAACTTCTGCAGTGGCATAAGCCACTTTGTGGACAATTCAAGCAGGGGAACACTGTATGCTGCATCACTTACAAACTTTGGTGCAGTGTCTGCATTTTTAAACAAGGAAAAAGTGATACATTGACATGATCAAGTTCCGTAATTAACAGCTAACAAAAATCTATATGAACCTTATCTATTCATTCATGGATATTGCTACAAAGCTAACAATGAACTAAAGATCTGATACCACTTTACCATGCTGAAACATTTTAACTCTGTATATGCTCACAACAAAGGTCTGATTCCACTTTACCATGCTGACGTTACCATGACAATATCACGGGTGTGGATTGTGAATCTGACATCccaattttctctctttttgccCTTATAATCTATATGTGAGTGATATGGTATATGAAACACTTCTGAAGGCGATTTGCTGACTAGGATAGTAGGATTGTCAATTTAGCACCCCAGAAGGGTCCATGAATGATTTGAGCTAAAACAACAATTGAATCTTGAGGATCAAATTGGTTATTTCCCCCATGGCAATCAAATGcaccatgcatgtatataatgTTCAGCCCCAATTAGTCTCAAGTAAATGCAGCAAACAGGAGTAGAGAAAAGGATCTTAGGAGCAGAGATGATCAGATGACAAAAAAACAGTCAAAGATGATAAAAAGGCAATCATTCTTACCATCTGCTTGCCAACCAGCAGAATGCAGGAAACTATTAGATATATAGGATGGTATCCTGATATCACCATGTATAACCTTGTTCATATTTATTTACAGTGCAGCTATTTGGAGGCCTCAAAACATGGCCAAATGAAATTCCCGCAAATTTAACTCGGTTTCACAGTGAGATGACTCATGTAGGGCTGAGGTGCCATAGTTAAACAGGAAAAGCTGCAGATAAATAGAGTAAAAACTTGTCAAGCAAAAGGTTCAAAGAGTTAAAATACAGGatttatataaaattaatcTCAAGAAGTCAATCTTGACACAATTTTAGCGATCAACGTCTGGAAATTTGTTTTTGTCTAGACGAAGaagacatactccctctgttcagAATTAGATGCTGTTTTAGGCAAAGCAAGGTGAAGTTTAATTCTGTTGAGGCTCACTTACCCCTAATTAGCATGACTTCTCTCTAATTACTAATCTGTCCACATTACTGCACCAATCTAGCCCATGTCCAGTCCAGTAACAGTGGCACCTGAAGCAAAGTGGTACATTGCTACATGACCAAGCAGGATTGTGATAGCAGACACAATCGACATGTCCAGAGCAAAGCCATCTAGGAAAAATGCCAGTGGTTACAAATAAATGAGATAACTATAACACTATCAAGAATACCAACTGCAGGGTAAGTTGGCAAAATACCACCTAGAAAACCTGAAACATCCCATAGAAACACCCTTGAACGACATCTAAGAGGACGCACTCTTGTGATAGAACGAGAGGTATCacagagaaaaagagaagtTGCTGAATTTTTCATTATTCCATGTTGCTTTAGTGTTTTAGACTTTTCGTATAGTATTTGCATGACCTAGTAATGTGTTTCAATAGATCTTGCAAAAGACATAAATGTAGGGAGTAATGTCATTGGTTTATACAGCAAAGTTAATCCATCAAATAGCCATTGGAGATCAAGATAGTAGAGTCCAGACCAAAGGCCCAATTTCAGGCAAAATAACTACAGATTAGTGAAGCTGTAGAGGCATTGCCAGGATATCTATTCTCAATTAAGACCTATAAAATTACAAAGTAATAGAGAAATAGAGGAGTATCCTTAGTGCTTTCATTGTTGGCCTTTGCCCTGTGATGTTACACTTGCAATTGATACCAAAACCAAAGTCATTTGTGAGAGTGGGGAAGGACCATGAAACTTCACATTAAAGGTAGAAACAGTGTAGTGCATAGATTAACATAATAAACAGCTAAAATATGAAAAGGTGTATAATATAAGAAACAATGAACAACTTGTGCAGGGATGAATAATTCTAGGCAGATGTTCACAGCAAAGATTTTCACCATTTTAAAATGTTATCATTACAGCCTCATGGGTCGAATTTAAACGCTCCatcccattttttttctacttttccCCTTTATAGTCTGTGAGGATATTATGATGAATTTCTGAAGGCTAAAACAACAGTTGAAACCGAGAACGCTTCCTATCGGTAATAccaatcaaaagaaaaatatcggACACTTCAATTTCCCAAACAACTACCTACTCCTCTCCTCACTCTAtcacacatacatacatgcatcaatctttaaaatattttttcacataaactatttatctaatctacgatccaattacaccattatatttgttgatattaaatctttataacaagatatcgaATGATTATATTCCAATAAAGAAAAACGTATGTTTAAACAGTTAAAACTCAATGTTTCATACGCTAGAGACATGTTTCAGTGTGTGTTTTCGCCATGCTTCACAAAACTTACGCAACACCTGCTCTTACTCTCTCTCCTACCATACTATTTTCTCTCCATTCCATTCATGCATGTAGTGGCCTTCAAAACAATTTATCataaactaattatccaatctacgatccgattacaacATTgcattcgttgcaattaaatctttataacaagattttacatgattatattccaataaaagaaaaatataagtttCAACTGTTAAAACTCATTGTTCCATACATAATAGCAACATGTTTCAATGTGCGTTTTCACTATGtttcacaaaaaatttaaatgtttcaattgctggttttttttgttccaccatgTATGACTTGATGTTTCACCCAATggtcaactgaaacatttaaccatccaattttttttaggaaatcgATCACCCGATTTATAGCTCCCTCCAGTTGAAACTTGGATTTAATTAGTTGTCCacccccccccaacacacacacacacaaaaaaaacaatcaaatgGGCATAGCAAGCACAAATTTACAAAGATACTGTGACGTGAAGCCACAATTAGAGCTCAAGCACAGCAAACATGCTTTCCTCAGGCCCACTgcatattccaaaaaaaataaacaaaataaataacagaCTGCAATATGTTGTAGCTTATGGGCTAAACAAAACTTACATATCACCAACTAGACAAGACAGAAGGAACTAAACATGTGAATAGTACTGCAATGCAATGGAGGTTCTAATTATTGCCGGACTTAATATTATACACCCTAGATGATacttcatcttattcaaaaattttgtgcaaatataaaaatatttaagtcgTACTTAAATAACATTTTGATGATAAAAAGTCACAATAAAagaaatgataattacataattattttcaataagacgaatggtcaaacgtatctcaaaaagtcaacaatgccatatattgaaaaatgaaggggGTATGTTATAAGATGTAGAgctaaaaagcaccaaaaaaagTATCAGTTCCAAGAATTATAGGATGCAGGTCCTATGCAGTACTgctcactaacatgtgggtccgaCAGACCCTCGGGCCCGTGTGTTAGCGAGCAATACTGCAAAGAGAGGACCTGGATTGAGAATTATACACATTACCACATGGGATCAACCAAAAAACTAAGACCGTATGCAGATTgccatttttttaacaaaagaaattaaaaacaaCTCACACGTGCCCACATAGATTAGCCATCTTCTCTACTATCTACTGGCTAGACAGCCTAGACCTCAGTTCAGAGCAAAGCGTGAACTCTGCTTCTATCTATCCTACAGCTTTGTGAGAGTGCGCGCAGAACACGCCAATCATCCCTAACTTCTCTTTATGAGTATAAAGATAAATAATGGTTATCTCAAATTCCATATATATTATGGAAGAAatagaatggaaaaaaaagcatTAACTCAAAGAGGCTGCTAAAATGGAATTCATTACAGAGTTCAATCTGCATTAGGATGACTTTGGGAATGAAGACATTGCTCAACTTGCATAATAGGAGAAAGTGTTAACCCCAAGTATTGGGATTCGTTTACTAACCccctataaaaatataagtatgaAAATCAGTTCAAAAAGCTCCCTAATGGTTTGGCCATGTGGACTATGACAAGCTATAGTGAAGTGGTGATGGATTCGGATAAAAGAATCAAGTTATAAAGCTTGGAAAAGAAGCACATTAATGCAAATAAATAGGTATTCCCAGGGTTACTGATAAGTGAAGAAAAGGGAGCGATTGGGCTGGCTCGAGTAGTGAGCTAACATGTGAGCCACATAAGCAATACCCACCCCACCACTGTTCAGTGCACTTTTTCTtctataatactccctccatcccaaaatgtttaacgccgttgactttttagcacatgtttgaccgttcgtcttaatcaaaaaatttaagtaattattaattctttttctatcatttgatttattgataaatatacttttatgtatacatatagttttacacatttcacaaaattttttgaataagacgaacggtcaaacatgtttagaaaagtcaacggcgtcaaacatttagggaaggagggagtaattataaTCCAATGGTTCCACCAGGACACATTGCAAATCAAGCATCACACCAAGGAATAAGTTTACATTATGTGTCTTTTTTGAAACGAACAGCACACCAAGGTATCATGTTTTGGGATTCATTATGTGTCTTGTCATTCTTCATAAAGAGATTTTATACAAGTGCACCCAAAAAAGTATGTGTGTCAATCTTTTTTTCACCCGTGCACTTGTAACATGTTTCCAGTTCAATGTCTAGTCATTCGTTATAACCAGAAGGATATTCTATTTATGTGTACAAAATTATAACCAGAAGAAAGTATTTCTGAATACTATAcaaatctaataacatcaattaTGTGTCACggaaattatattttgatatagTAAATAAaggtcaaaatattttttctagtaaaataaaatataccctacattttttataaataatttaagaataaagacggatggagtagtatttatttCCCAAGCCAACAACAAATAGGATGTAGcaccttttattattattattatggatGGGGAAAAATAAATCTAGTGCTTAATTTACGTTTAAAGTTATCTTTATTTATATCTTTGGGGTAGGAAATAAGAGGGCCGTCGACGGCGCTGTGTTTGATGGTCTGCGGCTAGCTGTTCTCGCTAGATCATACTCCTACAAGATCAGTACTAGTAGCTCCTAGTAGTACTGGATTGCTACTCCAACAGTAGTACTACTAGATCCATGCCGGCAGCAGCGGGGAAGGCACCTATGAAATCAAAATAATACTCcaataaataaagaaaagaaacaagagaGGAAAAATATGGATGATGCTGGATTGCTGGTGCTTgtgtagaagaagaagaagaagaagcagctagTACAGTACTCCGTAGATGGTGAGTAGCTAGCAGCTggttctcctctcctctgctatcctctcctctcctgcgttgacggacggacggacggtaTGAGTCATCTCATCTAGTTATCCGCGCAGGCGCAGAAGAAGAAAAGACTGCAGCCTGCTCCTCTGCACAGGCGGGTAAAAAGTACTCCTACTCTGTAGggcaaaaaaaaggaagaagagcaAGCAAGTACCGATACCGATCTGTGCGCCTCCTCAAATCGGAAATCATGGGGAGTCAGGAGTCGCCCCGCCGCTCGTCCGTCTCGTCGATCCCCCTCCTGTCCTGACACCCACGAGattcctcctccttttcttccttcCGTCATCACCCGCAGAGCAGACCTGCCGccgctgagagagagaggaggccagATCCGATCTTATCCTTGAAGGGGCTAACGCGAAATCCCATccatgccccccccccccccccccaatgccTATTTATTAGTACTATATAGGAGTAGGTACTGGTACGAGCCAGGCGTAATATTATTACCCATCTATTTGCTCCCtctgtttcgaaatgtttgtttgaccgttcgtcttattcaaaaacttttataaaatatgtaaaattatatatctatataaaaatatatttaacaatgaatcaaatgataggaaaagatgtaataattacttaaactttttaaataagacgaacggtcaaacaagtttaaaaaagtcaacggcgtcaaacatttcgaaacagagggagtagga is a genomic window of Oryza glaberrima chromosome 7, OglaRS2, whole genome shotgun sequence containing:
- the LOC127779404 gene encoding uncharacterized protein LOC127779404 isoform X1 encodes the protein MVISGYHPIYLIVSCILLVGKQMGKMCICMMWAPLRYMKLVSIPLDISVFNWSKASITSLHEEDGIVMKMSRTKSLMAMSYFLNLSFLGVLGNGGGVPGQIRNFTSCGGGGGGGVLTGFLTGRSSDIAVFQFKKMMSTSTIPEKQGGVSVMSTSTVSEKQGGGCVELDSTKNKDREIEAIVSKIISREYRQRMDAMVLQDLYQKLGTTIGDSNVSHESLTAIVSSAIKKSSPSAEAEWDAVIGILVHHFRIRGQGGPSAPSTPAGKSDGGTSDDEESMSTKVDTMLTYLNLPDGPRKWLTARVKVLEKEGKAKGSSKMKIWKLMLRIFWWITLMLWFFNVVSDACTSVPKAYEFVCYFWSFVRDYFK
- the LOC127779404 gene encoding uncharacterized protein LOC127779404 isoform X3, encoding MVISGYHPIYLIVSCILLVGKQMGKMCICMMWAPLRYMKLVSIPLDISVFNWSKASITSLHEEDGIVMKMSRTKSLMAMSYFLNLSDIAVFQFKKMMSTSTIPEKQGGVSVMSTSTVSEKQGGGCVELDSTKNKDREIEAIVSKIISREYRQRMDAMVLQDLYQKLGTTIGDSNVSHESLTAIVSSAIKKSSPSAEAEWDAVIGILVHHFRIRGQGGPSAPSTPAGKSDGGTSDDEESMSTKVDTMLTYLNLPDGPRKWLTARVKVLEKEGKAKGSSKMKIWKLMLRIFWWITLMLWFFNVVSDACTSVPKAYEFVCYFWSFVRDYFK
- the LOC127779404 gene encoding uncharacterized protein LOC127779404 isoform X4, encoding MAAAAAAGARRLVIRASAQGLSDRPATLVRRPDYFVSSSLGFLGVLGNGGGVPGQIRNFTSCGGGGGGGVLTGFLTGRSSDIAVFQFKKMMSTSTIPEKQGGVSVMSTSTVSEKQGGGCVELDSTKNKDREIEAIVSKIISREYRQRMDAMVLQDLYQKLGTTIGDSNVSHESLTAIVSSAIKKSSPSAEAEWDAVIGILVHHFRIRGQGGPSAPSTPAGKSDGGTSDDEESMSTKVDTMLTYLNLPDGPRKWLTARVKVLEKEGKAKGSSKMKIWKLMLRIFWWITLMLWFFNVVSDACTSVPKAYEFVCYFWSFVRDYFK
- the LOC127779404 gene encoding uncharacterized protein LOC127779404 isoform X5: MNKVIHGDIRIPSYISNSFLHSAGWQADVFNWSKASITSLHEEDGIVMKMSRTKSLMAMSYFLNLSDIAVFQFKKMMSTSTIPEKQGGVSVMSTSTVSEKQGGGCVELDSTKNKDREIEAIVSKIISREYRQRMDAMVLQDLYQKLGTTIGDSNVSHESLTAIVSSAIKKSSPSAEAEWDAVIGILVHHFRIRGQGGPSAPSTPAGKSDGGTSDDEESMSTKVDTMLTYLNLPDGPRKWLTARVKVLEKEGKAKGSSKMKIWKLMLRIFWWITLMLWFFNVVSDACTSVPKAYEFVCYFWSFVRDYFK
- the LOC127779404 gene encoding uncharacterized protein LOC127779404 isoform X2, which gives rise to MNKVIHGDIRIPSYISNSFLHSAGWQADVFNWSKASITSLHEEDGIVMKMSRTKSLMAMSYFLNLSFLGVLGNGGGVPGQIRNFTSCGGGGGGGVLTGFLTGRSSDIAVFQFKKMMSTSTIPEKQGGVSVMSTSTVSEKQGGGCVELDSTKNKDREIEAIVSKIISREYRQRMDAMVLQDLYQKLGTTIGDSNVSHESLTAIVSSAIKKSSPSAEAEWDAVIGILVHHFRIRGQGGPSAPSTPAGKSDGGTSDDEESMSTKVDTMLTYLNLPDGPRKWLTARVKVLEKEGKAKGSSKMKIWKLMLRIFWWITLMLWFFNVVSDACTSVPKAYEFVCYFWSFVRDYFK